The Lusitaniella coriacea LEGE 07157 sequence CGCGTCGCCTTTGAGTTTGCCCTACAAAAACGAGAACGCTACCTCCAAGTCCTCGTCCAAGTCCAGCAACAACTCCTCACCTGTCCCGATAGCCAAACCTGCGATCGACAAATCCTCAAACTCCTCGGTTCCTTACTGGGAGCCGATCTTGCCTATCTTATCGAAACCCGCCCCCAGAACGCAGGAACCCCAGAGATGCGCGAAAAAGCCGCATGGCAAACCGAAGCAACTTCCCCAACCCCCTTCAAGGATTATTCTGACCGTTGGACGGACATCTTAACTCGCGGGAACCCCATCTTTGGTTCCGTTGAAGCATTTCCCCCTGAAGAACGAAAAATTCTGGAGAAGAAAGGGATTCGATCTCTCTTGATTTTGCCCCTGAACGCCAGAGGAGAATTATTAGGATTTCTCAGCTTCGAGCATCGCGCTGCCACGATTTCTTGGGATAATTCTGAAATTGCCGTTTTACAATCTGCCGCCGCCGCGATCGCCCTCAAACAGGAGCAACTCAGAGATAGAATTGCACTCCAGGAAAGCGAAGCGCGATATCGCCGCATTGTTGAAACCTCCAATGAGGGCATTTGGGTCGTTGATGCCGAGCATCGTACCGTTTTCATCAATCCCAAACTTTCAGCAATGCTCGGTTACAGTCCAGGGGATTTATTGAAAAACCCCAGTTTTTCCTTTCTGGATGGGGAGTGGGAAGCCATTGTCCACAGCTATCTCGACCGCCGTCACGCGGGTAACGACGAGCAACACGATTGTCAATTGATCGCTCAAGATGGTTCTGAGTTGTGGGTCATTCTCTCTGCAACGCCCATTCTTGATGAGGCGGGTTGCTACGCTGGAGCCTTGGCAATGATTACCGATATCACCCAACGCAAAAAAGCAGAACTCGCCCTGCGAGAAACGACCAGTCGCCTGAGTGCGCTCATTCAAAATCTCCAAGTGGGAATATTAGTTGAGGACAACCATCGACGTATTGCCCTGACCAACCAAGAATTTTGCCAAATGTTCCGGGTTAGCACCCCAGAAGACGCTTTAATCGGTCAAGATTGCATTCTTGCCGCGCGATCGATCGCCCAACAATTTACCAACCCTCAAACCTTTCTCCAACGCATCGATCGCCTTCTCAAACGCAAAGAAATTGAAACCCACGAAGAACTCGAGCGAACGGACGGGCGAACTTTTGAACGGGACTACGTGCCAATTTCCATCGACGGACAGAATTTCGGACACCTCTGGGTTTACCGAGATATTTCCAACCGGAAACAAGCTCAAATTACCCTGCAACAACAGTTCTGGCGCGCGCTGCTCATCAAGCAAATTACCCAAGAAATCCGCGCGAGTTTAAATCTCGAACAAATTTTTCAAACCGCCGCTCGACAAATCGGTCAAGTGCTGGAGGTCGATCGCTGCTTGATTCATACTTTCCACTCCGATCCGATTCCGCGCATCCCAATTATGGCGGAATTCCAAACTCCCGATCGCGCCTCTTTATCGGGCATAGAAATTCCAATCTTGGGTAATCCCCACGCTTTAGCCGTCCTCGCCCAAGATGAAGCGGTTGTTTCTGATGATGTCTACGCCGAGCCGCTCCTGGTGCCTCAACGGGATTTGTGTCGTCAGCTTGAAATTCGCTCCATGTTGACAGTTCGGACTTCCTATCGAGGACAACCCAATGGCTTGATTGCCGTTCACCAGTGCGCGCGATCGCGTCGCTGGAACCCAGAAGAAATTGAATTAATCGAAGCCGTCGCCAATCAACTGGGAATCGCGATCGCCCAAGCCAAACTCCTCGAACAAGAAAAGCAACGTCGTCAAGAACTCGACCGCCAAAATCAATACCTGCAACAGGAAATCCGCGATCGGCAGATCGTCGAAGCAGCGCTGCGGGAGAGCGAAACGCGATATCGAGAGTTAGTCGAGTCCCAGGATCGCGTCCTGGTCTGTCGCTGGCTGCCCGATACCACCTTGACCTTTGTCAACCAGTCTTACTGTAACTATTTCGGTCGTTCCGCAACGGAACTGCGAGGGATCTCATTTTTTGACTTTCTCCCCGACCCCCAAACCCAGGAGGCCGTTTCTGCTTCAATTGCCACGATGCAAGCAACCCTAGAACCGCAAACCTACGATCATAAAGTCCTCTGCCCCACGGGAGAACAACGCTGGATCAGTTGGACCGATCAGCCCATTCTCAATAGCAATGGAGAGTTGGTAGAATTCCAATCCTTCGGGGTGGATATCACCGACCAGAAGCGGCGAGAAGAGGCGCTGCGCTTGATTGCAGCAGGAACGGCTTCTCAAACGGGAATTGCCTTTTTCCGTGCCTGTACTCGCTATCTCGCTCAGATTTTGCAAGTCCGCTATGGATTTGTGTTGGAGATTGTCGATCGCGAAAAACTAAGAGCGCGATCGCTGGCATTTTGGACGGGAGAAGATTTTATTGAAAATCAAGAATACGATTTGACAGGAACGCCCTGTGGAATTGTCGAACAAGGGTCAATGGTTTTCTGTACCTCAGAGGTGCAAAATCATTTTCCAGAGGGTCGAGTCTTAGCCAGATATAACATCCAAAGCTATTGCGGGATTCCCATTCGAGACTCTCAAGGTCAGATTATCGGTCACCTCGGCGTGATGGACGCATCTCCCTTCAATCTCAATTCCGACCAAAAGACGATCTTGCAAATTTTTGCCGCCCGTGCGGGAGCAGAACTCGAACGCCAGCAAGCAGAGATTGCCCTGCAACAGACCAAAGAAACCGCAGAAATGGCGAATCGCGCCAAAAGCAGTTTTCTCGCTTCGATGAGTCACGAACTGCGAACCCCCCTCAATGCGATTCTCGGCTTCAGTCAAATTTTAGCGGGCGATCCGTCTCTCAATGGCATACAACAAGAACAGTTGGAAATTATTAATCGCAGTGGCGAACATCTTTTGATGTTGATTAATGATATTCTCTCCATGTCAAAAATTGAAGCGGGTCATATGACGCTCAATGAAACCCGTTTCGATCTTTCCGGGTTGCTTGAGGACATTCTGGGTATGCTACAGCTTAAAGCCGAGGGGAAGGGACTCAGACTTTATTTGGAGCGCGATCCCGAAGGGATCTGCCATTCGGCAGCACGCGCGGTGCCGCAATATATCAAAGCCGATGAAGGCAAACTGTCTCAAGTGGCGATTAACTTGTTGGGCAATGCCATTAAATTTACCCCAACCGGCAGCGTCACCCTGCGCGTCTTTACACAACAGAGGGAACAGGGAATAGGGAATAGGGAACAGGGAATAGGGAATAGGGAACAGGGAATAGGGAATAGGGAACCAGGGGAGAGACAGGGAGAACCCGAAAATTCTGCGATTACCCTCCAATTTGAGGTTGAAGATACGGGCATTGGGATTGCCCCAGAGGAAATTGCGACGCTGTTCGATCCTTTCGTTCAAACTGCTTCTGGGAGAAAAACCCGACAGGGAACGGGATTGGGCCTCGCCATTAGCCGCGAATTCGTGCGATTGATGGGGGGAGACATTTCGGTGACCAGCAAATTGGGGCAAGGATCGACCTTTCACTTCGAGATTCAAGCCCAACCGGCAACGGCTGCGGAGGTTCCACCTTCCAATTTCTACGATCGCGCGATCGGCTTGCAACCCGGTCAAGAATCCTATCGCATTTTGGTCGTTGAGGATGTCCTCGAAAATCGCAAACTCCTGGTTCAACTCCTCGAACCCTTTGGGTTTGAAGTGCAAGAAGCAGAAAATGGCGAAGACGCGATCGCGCTATGGGAGACTTGGCAGCCGCACCTGATTTTGATGGATATTCAAATGCCCGTGATGGACGGTTACGAGGCCATTCGCCGAATTCGAGCGCGGGAATCTCCAGAACGCGATCGCCCGATCAAAATCATTGCCTTTACCGCTAGCGTTTTTGAAGAAGAACGCGCCGCAATTCTCTCTGCGGGATGCGACGACTTTATTCGCAAACCCCTCAAAACCGAAAAACTCTGGGAAAAACTCGCCCATCATCTCGGCGTGGAATATCGCTACGCAACGGAAAATCGCTCTGAGGAGAAAGCGAGCAAATCCTTAACCCCCACAGATCTTCAGCAGATGTCCCCCCAATGGATTGAGGCGCTGCGCGAAGCTGCCCTTGCAGTGGATAACTCGCGATTGGAAGAATTAATCGAACAAGTGCGCGATCGCGCCCTCGCCCTTGTCCTTCGAGAATTAATCGAGAATTTCCGTCTGGATATCCTGAT is a genomic window containing:
- a CDS encoding PAS domain S-box protein, whose amino-acid sequence is MKKHDIQILLVDDEPENLRFLSKVLTLQGYRVQRAISGEIALKAVKITPPDIILLDIVMPHINGFAICEQLKAEPKTAEIPIIFLSSLHDTIAKLKAFHAGGADYITKPFHLEEVLVRITHQLTIQSLQRQLKRDREQLHQSEERLRTIISTISDAIVVLNHRQQVCFVNPAAEKLWERSASEFLGQTLDLSLEEFERQTLEIQQTSGQTRIAEMQVERVVWEGESAYLASLRDVSERHQTQERLRLLERAIEASGNGIFIVDAQGENRPISYANSGFEKITGYSPQAALDRHYQFWLEENSPQTEREILEGAIADGKECQVVLPTHRLDNPPNWHELTISPVYSSPGTLTHFIGVQTDISDRVAFEFALQKRERYLQVLVQVQQQLLTCPDSQTCDRQILKLLGSLLGADLAYLIETRPQNAGTPEMREKAAWQTEATSPTPFKDYSDRWTDILTRGNPIFGSVEAFPPEERKILEKKGIRSLLILPLNARGELLGFLSFEHRAATISWDNSEIAVLQSAAAAIALKQEQLRDRIALQESEARYRRIVETSNEGIWVVDAEHRTVFINPKLSAMLGYSPGDLLKNPSFSFLDGEWEAIVHSYLDRRHAGNDEQHDCQLIAQDGSELWVILSATPILDEAGCYAGALAMITDITQRKKAELALRETTSRLSALIQNLQVGILVEDNHRRIALTNQEFCQMFRVSTPEDALIGQDCILAARSIAQQFTNPQTFLQRIDRLLKRKEIETHEELERTDGRTFERDYVPISIDGQNFGHLWVYRDISNRKQAQITLQQQFWRALLIKQITQEIRASLNLEQIFQTAARQIGQVLEVDRCLIHTFHSDPIPRIPIMAEFQTPDRASLSGIEIPILGNPHALAVLAQDEAVVSDDVYAEPLLVPQRDLCRQLEIRSMLTVRTSYRGQPNGLIAVHQCARSRRWNPEEIELIEAVANQLGIAIAQAKLLEQEKQRRQELDRQNQYLQQEIRDRQIVEAALRESETRYRELVESQDRVLVCRWLPDTTLTFVNQSYCNYFGRSATELRGISFFDFLPDPQTQEAVSASIATMQATLEPQTYDHKVLCPTGEQRWISWTDQPILNSNGELVEFQSFGVDITDQKRREEALRLIAAGTASQTGIAFFRACTRYLAQILQVRYGFVLEIVDREKLRARSLAFWTGEDFIENQEYDLTGTPCGIVEQGSMVFCTSEVQNHFPEGRVLARYNIQSYCGIPIRDSQGQIIGHLGVMDASPFNLNSDQKTILQIFAARAGAELERQQAEIALQQTKETAEMANRAKSSFLASMSHELRTPLNAILGFSQILAGDPSLNGIQQEQLEIINRSGEHLLMLINDILSMSKIEAGHMTLNETRFDLSGLLEDILGMLQLKAEGKGLRLYLERDPEGICHSAARAVPQYIKADEGKLSQVAINLLGNAIKFTPTGSVTLRVFTQQREQGIGNREQGIGNREQGIGNREPGERQGEPENSAITLQFEVEDTGIGIAPEEIATLFDPFVQTASGRKTRQGTGLGLAISREFVRLMGGDISVTSKLGQGSTFHFEIQAQPATAAEVPPSNFYDRAIGLQPGQESYRILVVEDVLENRKLLVQLLEPFGFEVQEAENGEDAIALWETWQPHLILMDIQMPVMDGYEAIRRIRARESPERDRPIKIIAFTASVFEEERAAILSAGCDDFIRKPLKTEKLWEKLAHHLGVEYRYATENRSEEKASKSLTPTDLQQMSPQWIEALREAALAVDNSRLEELIEQVRDRALALVLRELIENFRLDILIELTQNRKSPS